In Candida dubliniensis CD36 chromosome 6, complete sequence, the following are encoded in one genomic region:
- a CDS encoding peroxisomal 2,4-dienoyl-CoA reductase, putative (Similar to S. cerevisiae SPS19;~In S. cerevisiae: peroxisomal 2,4-dienoyl-CoA reductase, auxiliary enzyme of fatty acid beta-oxidation; homodimeric enzyme required for growth and sporulation on petroselineate medium; expression induced during late sporulation and in the presence of oleate), whose product MSQLFSLKGQVAILTGGTNGIGLGYAKGLASADLNQLILTYRSESTLENAKKIIHEVNPNIQIDGIKIDFLKDEEDEIITKIVKESYKLSKTSNIDILVNNAGITERYPFEDFPQDKFDDVIKVDLNIPVKLTKAVGKKMIETNTKGKIVFTASLLSFQGGMLSTPYAISKGALKQFTQAVSNEWSSKGIRVNSIAPGYIKTNLTDSMSEENKKIVDLRIPMKRWGNPDDFMGPIVYLTSDASKYVTGDTLLVDGGWMGR is encoded by the coding sequence ATGTCTCAATTATTTTCTCTTAAAGGTCAAGTGGCAATTTTAACAGGTGGAACCAATGGTATTGGGTTAGGTTATGCCAAAGGTTTGGCTAGTGCTGacttgaatcaattaatattgaCTTACAGATCAGAATCCACTTTGGAAAATgcaaagaaaataattcatGAAGTCAACccaaatattcaaattgatggtattaaaattgactttttaaaagatgaagaagatgaaataATCACCAAAATAGTCAAAGAATCCTATAAATTATCTAAAACttcaaatattgatatattgGTAAATAATGCAGGTATAACTGAAAGATACCCATTTGAAGATTTCCCACAAGATAAATTCGACGATGTGATAAAAGTTGATTTAAACATTCCTGTAAAATTGACTAAAGCGGTTGGCAAAAAGATGATTGAAACAAATACCAAGGGTAAGATTGTTTTCACTGCTTCTTTGTTATCCTTTCAAGGAGGGATGTTGTCAACTCCGTATGCCATCAGTAAAGGTGctttaaaacaattcaCACAAGCAGTATCTAACGAATGGTCATCAAAAGGTATCAGGGTCAATTCAATTGCACCGGGATATATTAAAACCAATTTGACCGACAGTATGAGTGAagagaacaaaaaaatcgTTGATTTGAGAATCCCAATGAAAAGATGGGGTAACCCTGACGATTTCATGGGACCAATAGTTTATCTCACTTCCGATGCATCGAAATATGTTACTGGTGACACATTGTTAGTTGATGGTGGTTGGATGGGCAGATAG
- a CDS encoding hypothetical GPI-anchored protein, putative (Similar to C. albicans IHD1;~transcription induced during hyphal growth): protein MRSTPLFFALFQIALAAKRADQTCNDHCTNAYQKQQSCGGAGTVGSQSDTLRCLCGDEGYWSELAQCDCSNYDSNVSAQDLRAYYCNFGVSNGSQGQSAGGDTATATANTDGAATDANAATANTDGAATDANAAAANTDGTATDANAAAANTDGAATDANAAAANTDGAATDANADTANTDGAATDAAAATNGNDGASGTADANNANTAGTAVAVNVGSTDGTGATDATNAGSTAAVDATNAASDPANATGSDAANAATASGAATGSDAANAATASGAATGSDTANAATASGAASGSDASGSAEANAASTAADAASGSDASGSAAAAARTATNTGSESGTASRTGATTGSGSNAASMTTITSGSGSANGTSSRSGSMTTITSGSGSANGTSSRSGSGSGSSSATRSGSGSDSSSSGSGSGSGSGSSSTRSGSGSGSDSGSGSSTSSGSGSGSGSSTRSGGIAATLPTVTFGSLVALALNLL from the coding sequence ATGAGATCAACTCCATTATTCTTTGCACTTTTCCAAATTGCCCTTGCCGCAAAAAGAGCTGACCAAACTTGTAACGACCACTGTACTAACGCCtaccaaaaacaacaatcatGTGGTGGTGCCGGTACTGTTGGTTCTCAATCTGATACTTTGAGATGTTTGTGTGGTGATGAAGGCTATTGGTCTGAATTGGCTCAATGTGACTGTTCCAACTATGACTCCAACGTTTCTGCCCAAGATCTTCGTGCCTACTACTGTAACTTTGGTGTAAGTAATGGCTCTCAAGGTCAATCTGCAGGCGGTGATACTGCCACTGCCACAGCCAATACTGATGGTGCTGCCACTGATGCTAATGCTGCCACAGCCAATACTGATGGTGCTGCTACAGATGCTAATGCTGCCGCAGCCAATACTGATGGTACTGCCACTGATGCTAATGCTGCTGCAGCCAATACTGATGGTGCTGCCACAGATGCTAATGCTGCTGCAGCCAATACTGATGGTGCTGCTACAGATGCTAATGCTGACACAGCCAATACTGATGGTGCTGCCACTGATGCTGCCGCCGCTACTAATGGTAATGATGGTGCTAGTGGAACTGCTGATGCAAACAACGCCAACACTGCTGGTACTGCAGTTGCTGTGAATGTTGGTTCTACTGATGGTACAGGTGCTACAGATGCTACGAATGCAGGATCTACTGCTGCTGTTGATGCTACTAACGCTGCATCTGACCCAGCAAATGCAACTGGTTCTGACGCTGCCAATGCTGCTACTGCTTCTGGTGCTGCCACTGGCTCAGACGCTGCCAATGCTGCTACTGCTTCTGGTGCTGCCACTGGCTCAGACACTGCTAATGCTGCTACTGCTTCTGGTGCTGCTTCCGGTTCAGATGCTTCTGGTTCTGCTGAGGCTAATGCCGCATCCACTGCTGCTGATGCTGCTTCTGGTTCAGATGCCTCTGGttctgctgctgctgctgccaGAACAGCCACCAATACTGGTTCAGAATCAGGTACTGCTTCTAGAACTGGTGCTACTACAGGTTCAGGTTCTAATGCTGCTAGTATGACAACTATTACATCAGGTTCAGGATCTGCCAATGGAACAAGTAGCAGATCAGGTAGTATGACAACTATTACATCTGGCTCAGGATCTGCTAATGGAACAAGCAGCAGATCAGGTTCAGGTTCAGGTTCAAGTTCTGCTACAAGAAGTGGAAGTGGTTCAGATTCATCAAGCTCAGGTTCAGGTTCAGGTTCTGGTTCCGGATCATCTTCGACTAGATCTGGTTCCGGTTCCGGTTCCGATTCAGGTTCCGGCTCTTCAACTTCATCTGGATCAGGCTCAGGTTCTGGTTCCAGTACTAGATCTGGTGGTATTGCTGCTACTCTTCCAACTGTGACTTTTGGTTCTTTAGTTGCTTTGGCTTTGAACTTATTATAA
- a CDS encoding hypothetical GPI-anchored protein, conserved gives MKSGLLFAVILPVAFAVKKDQQSCNSSCIKVLQKQQESCPSGSDTNCLCDLSDSDYWEPLADCDCINPDKKFSASELKIQICGGTSSSSSATTTTTSSSTEAETTEQPSSTSSSSSVQSSETTILETPSIQELDAESTSSLIAPLTESAVAAVANTDTNTLIEPQNTETTPQEAPLIQPQLNNGSDWSQVSVQAFENNAGRTVVIGSGSLLALLLNFI, from the coding sequence ATGAAGTCTGGTTTACTATTTGCTGTTATTTTACCAGTTGCTTTTGCTGTGAAAAAAGACCAACAAAGTTGTAATTCCAGCTGTATCAAGGTCTTGCAGAAACAGCAAGAATCTTGTCCATCGGGTTCAGATACCAATTGTTTATGTGATTTATCAGATTCAGATTATTGGGAACCATTGGCTGATTGCGATTGTATTAATCCAGACAAGAAATTCTCAGCATCAGAGCTTAAGATTCAGATATGTGGGGGcacatcatcatcatcatcagcaacaacaacaacaacatcttcATCTACAGAAGCTGAAACTACTGAACAACCAAGCAGCACCAGCAGTAGTAGCAGTGTTCAGTCATCTGAAACTACTATTCTCGAAACCCCATCTATACAAGAGCTCGACGCAGAATCAACTAGCAGTCTTATTGCTCCATTAACTGAATCAGCTGTGGCTGCTGTAGCAAATACCGATACAAATACTTTAATCGAACCGCAAAACACAGAGACTACACCACAGGAAGCTCCATTAATTCAGCCTCAACTAAATAACGGATCTGATTGGAGCCAAGTATCAGTTCAAGCATTTGAGAACAATGCCGGAAGAACAGTTGTTATTGGATCAGGTTCATTACTTGCattgttattgaattttatttaa